The Hyphomicrobium sp. MC1 genome window below encodes:
- a CDS encoding long-chain fatty acid--CoA ligase, with translation MTAEATSPVSQMSPRWVDHYPAGIDWRMPIPKGTVPGLLDEAAARYPQNPAIGFLGRSTSYSDLAAEVDRVAAGLQRIGVKRGTKVGLFLPNTPTFIVYYFGILKAGGTVVNFNPLYTVEELTFQARDSETEIMVTHDLALLFTKIEALLQASVISRAVVVPFASVLSPLKSVLFRIFKRKDIANVTRSPSAARVVDGLELAATRTPFSSVAIDPDNDIAVLQYTGGTTGTPKGAMLTHANIVANTKQVVAWGTVLKPGEECVLGALPLFHVFAMTVVMTVGIELAAKIVLIPRFQLIETLKLINSEKPTMMPVVPTILTAMLNFEHIKSYNLSSLKFCLSGGAPLPLETKLKFEAMAAGSTKVVEGYGLSETSPVLTANPLDGEPVSGSIGMPLPGTMISLRSLDDPTKEVAQGERGELCAKGPQVMKGYWKRPEETAKQFVGDFLRTGDVAVMDENGYFAIVDRIKDLIICSGFNVYPRRVEEAIYAHPAVEEVTVIGVPDPYRGEAPKAFVKLKAGMTATAPEMLEFLKAKISKIEMPAAIEFRDSLPKTMIGKLSKKELTAEEAQRGKSA, from the coding sequence ATGACAGCAGAAGCCACCTCACCTGTGTCCCAGATGTCGCCCCGGTGGGTCGATCATTACCCGGCAGGCATCGATTGGCGCATGCCAATCCCCAAGGGGACCGTGCCCGGACTGCTGGACGAGGCTGCTGCCCGCTATCCGCAAAACCCCGCTATCGGCTTTCTGGGCCGCTCCACGTCCTATTCGGATCTAGCGGCCGAGGTCGACCGTGTGGCTGCCGGCTTGCAACGGATCGGAGTAAAACGGGGCACCAAAGTCGGGCTTTTTCTGCCAAATACCCCGACTTTTATTGTGTATTATTTTGGGATACTCAAAGCGGGTGGAACCGTCGTCAACTTCAATCCTCTTTATACTGTCGAAGAGCTGACGTTCCAGGCCAGGGACAGCGAGACGGAGATCATGGTTACCCATGATCTGGCTCTGCTGTTCACCAAGATCGAGGCTTTGCTGCAGGCGAGCGTCATTTCGCGCGCCGTCGTCGTGCCGTTCGCCAGCGTGCTTTCGCCGCTGAAATCTGTGCTGTTCCGGATTTTCAAGCGCAAGGACATCGCCAACGTCACACGCTCGCCAAGTGCGGCGCGGGTGGTCGATGGCCTCGAGCTGGCCGCGACGCGAACTCCGTTTTCGTCGGTTGCCATCGATCCCGACAATGATATCGCCGTTCTGCAGTACACCGGCGGCACGACCGGCACGCCCAAGGGCGCCATGCTCACGCACGCCAACATCGTCGCCAATACGAAGCAGGTCGTGGCCTGGGGCACGGTCCTGAAGCCCGGCGAGGAGTGCGTGCTGGGCGCCCTGCCGCTGTTTCACGTGTTCGCCATGACGGTCGTCATGACGGTCGGCATCGAGCTGGCAGCGAAAATCGTGCTCATTCCCCGCTTCCAGCTGATCGAGACGCTGAAGCTGATCAACAGCGAAAAGCCGACGATGATGCCAGTCGTGCCGACGATTCTGACGGCGATGCTCAATTTCGAGCACATCAAATCGTACAATCTTTCGTCGCTCAAATTCTGCCTTTCGGGCGGCGCACCGCTGCCGCTTGAGACGAAACTCAAATTCGAGGCGATGGCGGCCGGCTCGACAAAGGTCGTGGAAGGCTACGGGCTTTCCGAGACGTCGCCGGTCCTGACGGCCAATCCGCTGGACGGCGAGCCGGTTTCGGGCTCCATCGGCATGCCGCTTCCAGGCACCATGATTTCGCTGCGAAGTCTGGATGACCCGACGAAAGAGGTTGCGCAGGGCGAGCGCGGCGAACTTTGCGCCAAAGGGCCGCAGGTCATGAAGGGCTACTGGAAGCGCCCGGAGGAAACCGCGAAGCAGTTCGTCGGCGACTTTTTGCGAACCGGCGACGTCGCGGTGATGGACGAGAACGGCTATTTCGCCATCGTCGACCGCATCAAGGATCTCATCATCTGCTCGGGCTTCAACGTTTATCCGCGGCGCGTGGAGGAGGCGATTTATGCGCACCCGGCCGTCGAAGAAGTGACCGTCATCGGCGTTCCCGACCCCTACCGCGGCGAAGCGCCGAAGGCGTTCGTCAAATTGAAGGCCGGTATGACGGCGACGGCACCGGAGATGCTCGAATTCCTGAAAGCCAAAATCTCGAAGATCGAAATGCCAGCGGCTATTGAGTTCCGCGACAGCCTGCCGAAGACCATGATCGGCAAGCTGTCCAAGAAAGAGTTGACCGCCGAGGAAGCCCAGCGCGGCAAATCGGCATGA
- a CDS encoding MerR family DNA-binding transcriptional regulator, which yields MTVKTAPLARPEAPQREKPRDATAYSISALAKEFGITTRTIRFYESRGLISPQRIGTTRKYSKRDRARLILILRGRNLGFTVEDVSEYLSLYDSDPAQLAQTRLLLDKVTAAIDDLETKRRDIERSLADLNEIRARCDAHLKARER from the coding sequence ATGACGGTCAAAACCGCTCCGCTCGCGCGCCCCGAAGCGCCCCAACGCGAGAAGCCGCGCGATGCCACGGCCTATTCGATTTCGGCGCTGGCGAAGGAATTCGGAATCACGACGCGCACCATCCGCTTTTACGAGAGCCGCGGCTTGATCTCACCGCAGCGGATCGGCACGACGCGGAAATATTCCAAGCGCGACCGGGCGCGGCTTATTCTTATCCTGCGCGGTCGAAACCTCGGGTTCACTGTTGAAGACGTCAGCGAATATCTGTCGCTTTACGATTCCGATCCTGCGCAATTGGCGCAGACGCGATTGCTGCTCGACAAGGTGACGGCCGCGATCGACGATCTTGAGACAAAACGGCGCGACATCGAGCGGTCGCTGGCCGATCTCAACGAAATCCGCGCGCGTTGCGATGCGCACCTGAAAGCGCGCGAGCGTTAG
- a CDS encoding cyclopropane-fatty-acyl-phospholipid synthase family protein yields the protein MGAKDDRQLEAARALVRSLAERLDVDGWVRLWDGTRLPLSKAPQSNFEISIRDPGVIGAILRRPSLDSIIRQYVEKGIDFSGGTLVDFGKGLQDGRKGVKLKPGEIASLALKLSPFLFAKPSEARDAHGFEGEITGKNRKTADNKAYIQFHYDLSNDFYALFLDPEMVYSCAYYTDWSNDIAQAQHDKLEMICRKLRLKPGDRMLDIGAGWGGLLCHAVQNFGVTAHGVTLSEEQLAFARDKAKRLGIADRVTFELSDYSKLTGKFDKIASIGMYEHIGLKNIPTYMQKVRSLLSDDGLFLNHAISRRAPKHKPGFFKGRMRPEKKAIAKYIFPGGELDDIGHSISAMERAGFEVHDVEGWRLHYARTCQLWCERLTENKDQAIQYVGEEKYRIWVAYLAGVSLAFSRGTLRLFQTLASKSAKRTPMLPPTRADLYR from the coding sequence ATGGGCGCGAAAGACGATAGGCAACTCGAAGCGGCGCGCGCGCTCGTTCGCAGTCTGGCGGAGCGTCTGGACGTCGATGGCTGGGTGCGGCTGTGGGACGGCACGCGCCTGCCGCTCAGCAAAGCGCCGCAATCGAACTTCGAAATCTCGATCCGCGACCCTGGCGTGATCGGCGCGATCCTGCGCCGCCCATCGCTCGATTCCATCATTCGCCAATACGTCGAGAAGGGCATCGACTTTTCCGGCGGCACGCTCGTCGATTTCGGCAAGGGCCTACAGGACGGCCGCAAGGGCGTGAAGCTGAAGCCCGGCGAGATCGCGAGCCTCGCACTGAAACTCTCGCCGTTCCTGTTCGCGAAACCATCGGAGGCACGTGACGCACACGGCTTTGAGGGCGAAATTACCGGCAAGAACCGCAAGACCGCCGACAACAAGGCCTACATTCAATTTCACTACGACCTGTCGAACGATTTCTACGCGCTCTTTCTCGATCCCGAGATGGTCTACTCGTGCGCCTACTATACGGATTGGTCGAACGACATCGCACAGGCCCAGCACGACAAGCTGGAGATGATCTGCCGGAAGCTGCGTCTGAAGCCCGGCGACAGAATGCTCGACATCGGCGCGGGCTGGGGTGGCCTGCTGTGTCATGCCGTGCAGAACTTCGGCGTCACCGCACATGGCGTGACGCTTTCGGAAGAGCAGCTTGCGTTCGCACGTGACAAGGCCAAGCGTCTCGGCATTGCCGACCGCGTGACGTTCGAACTGTCGGACTATTCGAAGCTGACCGGCAAGTTCGACAAGATCGCCTCCATCGGCATGTACGAGCATATCGGACTTAAGAACATCCCGACGTATATGCAGAAGGTGCGCTCGCTTTTGAGCGACGACGGCCTGTTCCTCAATCATGCCATTTCGCGCCGTGCGCCGAAGCACAAGCCGGGCTTCTTCAAAGGTCGCATGCGACCGGAGAAGAAGGCCATCGCCAAATACATCTTTCCCGGCGGCGAACTGGACGACATCGGCCACTCGATCTCCGCCATGGAGCGCGCGGGCTTCGAAGTGCACGACGTCGAAGGCTGGCGGCTGCATTACGCGCGCACGTGCCAGCTCTGGTGCGAGCGCCTGACGGAAAACAAGGACCAGGCGATTCAGTACGTGGGTGAAGAGAAGTATCGTATCTGGGTCGCGTATCTCGCAGGCGTCAGCCTCGCGTTTTCGCGCGGCACGCTGCGGCTGTTCCAGACGCTCGCGTCGAAGTCAGCGAAACGCACGCCCATGCTCCCGCCAACCCGTGCGGACCTTTATCGCTAG
- a CDS encoding acetyl-CoA C-acetyltransferase, protein MARELRRVAVIGGTRIPFCRSNTFYADQSNLDMMAGALNGLVDRYGLKGQHIDEVVGGAVVTHSKDFNLAREAVLSTKLAPSTPGVTLIQACGTSLQSALMSAAKIATGEIESAISVGSDTTSDAPIVFTKKFSKRLIEAQQGKSAMDKLKAFKGLAPAELAPQPPAVSEPRTGLSMGQHCELMAQEWHIPRADQDQLAFESHRKGAAAYDEGYMDDLVIPFAGVYRDNNLRPDITLEKLASLKNAFEKSDRGTLTAGNSTPLTDGAASVLLASEEWAKARNLPIQAYITYGQHVANNFVGGDGLLMAPTIAVSKMLDRAGLTLQDFDFYELHEAFAAQVLCTLKAWEDPVYCKQHMGKDAPLGSIDRSKLNVKGSSLAFGHPFAATGARIVANLAKLLSTKGGRGLISVCTAGGMGVTAIMESPMTIEAQAA, encoded by the coding sequence ATGGCAAGAGAACTTCGGCGCGTTGCGGTGATCGGCGGTACTCGCATTCCGTTCTGCCGTTCGAACACGTTTTACGCCGACCAGTCGAACCTCGACATGATGGCGGGCGCATTGAACGGATTGGTCGACCGCTATGGCCTCAAGGGCCAGCACATCGACGAAGTCGTCGGCGGCGCGGTCGTCACGCACTCGAAGGATTTCAACCTCGCGCGCGAAGCGGTGCTCTCGACTAAGCTCGCTCCTTCGACACCTGGCGTCACGCTGATCCAGGCGTGCGGAACGTCGCTGCAATCGGCGCTGATGTCGGCGGCCAAGATCGCAACCGGCGAAATCGAAAGCGCTATTTCCGTCGGCTCCGACACGACGTCGGACGCACCGATCGTCTTCACGAAGAAATTTTCCAAACGCCTCATCGAAGCCCAGCAGGGTAAGTCGGCAATGGACAAGCTCAAGGCCTTCAAAGGCCTGGCGCCTGCCGAGCTTGCGCCGCAGCCACCCGCCGTCTCCGAGCCCCGTACGGGCTTGTCGATGGGTCAGCATTGCGAACTGATGGCGCAGGAATGGCATATTCCGCGCGCCGACCAGGATCAGCTCGCGTTCGAAAGCCACCGGAAGGGCGCCGCCGCCTACGACGAAGGCTACATGGATGACCTCGTCATTCCCTTCGCGGGCGTCTATCGCGACAATAACCTGCGCCCGGACATCACACTCGAAAAGCTCGCATCGCTGAAAAACGCCTTCGAGAAATCGGATCGCGGCACGCTGACGGCCGGTAACTCGACACCGCTGACAGACGGCGCGGCAAGCGTTCTGCTCGCGTCCGAAGAATGGGCGAAAGCGCGCAATCTGCCGATCCAGGCCTACATCACCTACGGGCAGCATGTCGCGAATAATTTCGTCGGCGGCGACGGCCTGCTCATGGCGCCGACCATTGCGGTCTCGAAGATGCTCGACCGGGCAGGCCTCACACTTCAAGATTTCGACTTCTACGAACTGCACGAAGCCTTCGCCGCGCAGGTGCTGTGCACGCTGAAGGCGTGGGAAGATCCCGTTTACTGCAAGCAGCATATGGGCAAGGACGCGCCGCTCGGCTCGATCGACCGCTCGAAGCTCAACGTCAAAGGTTCGTCGCTCGCATTTGGCCACCCGTTCGCCGCGACCGGCGCCCGGATCGTGGCCAACCTCGCTAAGCTGTTGTCGACCAAAGGCGGCCGCGGGCTCATTTCGGTCTGCACGGCTGGCGGCATGGGCGTGACGGCGATCATGGAATCCCCAATGACCATCGAGGCTCAGGCCGCCTGA
- a CDS encoding 3-hydroxyacyl-CoA dehydrogenase NAD-binding domain-containing protein yields MTEFAAEPSILDLKDWRYWGDGEDIAWAIFDREGESMNSLGRRPIEELATIITRAEADAVSKKIRGLVIMSGKDRGFVVGADIREFETFTSEQDVISALKPVNELFERIEKLPVPVVAAIHGVCVGGGLELILACHYRIATRDDATRVGFPEVKLGIFPGFNGTARSIKQAGPMAAMQAMLTGGMIRATVAKAQGFLDQLVGSPGELHWAARKAVLQNRKSKSAGAAKALLAKWPARGFLAGKMRQETAKKVREDHYPAPFRLIDLFEKYGGDLQTMKREETKAFAPLMMSDTSKNLRRVFRLTELLKGQAPRGLKWRPSRVHVIGAGTMGADIAGVCVASGMEVTLQDISPDQLEKGIKAQGKLFAKKFKTKATRDAAKARLIADPEGKGVAHADVIIEAIIERLDIKQKLFADLQTRIKPGAVLATNTSSLKLEDIAAPLKDPGRLIGLHFFSPVAQMPLVEVVRGTNTRDDEVKKGAAFVTAIDKFPLITKDVPGFLVNKVLTPYMFAAMTRLEQGEDKEKIDEAARTFGMPMGPIELADNVGLDICAHVAKILGQSSEGSRLDRLVASGRLGKKTGEGFYVWKDGKPVKSDKKYTKAELDALGRELVAPMIDEAQKSLDEGVVESADLVDAGMIFGTGFAPFRGGPLHYKKNLAAKSPSPATQAAAAE; encoded by the coding sequence ATGACGGAATTTGCGGCTGAGCCGAGCATTCTCGATCTCAAGGACTGGCGTTACTGGGGCGACGGCGAGGACATTGCCTGGGCCATTTTCGATCGCGAAGGCGAAAGCATGAATTCGCTCGGCCGCCGTCCGATCGAAGAACTGGCGACGATCATCACGCGGGCTGAAGCCGATGCCGTGTCCAAGAAAATCCGCGGCCTCGTCATCATGTCGGGCAAGGATCGCGGCTTCGTCGTCGGCGCCGACATCCGCGAGTTCGAAACCTTCACCAGCGAGCAGGACGTGATCTCGGCGTTGAAGCCCGTCAACGAACTGTTTGAGCGCATCGAGAAGCTGCCTGTCCCAGTTGTCGCCGCGATCCACGGCGTTTGCGTCGGCGGCGGCCTGGAACTGATCCTCGCCTGCCACTACCGCATCGCCACCCGCGATGATGCAACTCGCGTCGGCTTCCCTGAAGTGAAGCTCGGCATCTTCCCCGGCTTCAACGGCACGGCGCGGTCGATCAAGCAAGCCGGCCCGATGGCCGCGATGCAGGCGATGCTGACGGGCGGCATGATCCGCGCGACCGTCGCGAAGGCGCAGGGCTTCCTCGATCAGCTTGTTGGCAGCCCCGGTGAATTGCACTGGGCGGCACGCAAGGCCGTTCTTCAAAACCGTAAGTCGAAATCCGCGGGCGCTGCGAAGGCGCTGCTGGCGAAATGGCCGGCGCGCGGCTTCCTCGCCGGCAAGATGCGTCAGGAGACGGCAAAGAAAGTCCGCGAGGATCACTATCCCGCGCCGTTCCGCCTGATCGACCTGTTCGAAAAATACGGCGGCGACCTCCAGACCATGAAGCGCGAAGAAACGAAAGCCTTCGCGCCGCTGATGATGTCGGACACATCGAAAAACCTTCGCCGTGTCTTCCGCCTGACCGAACTTCTGAAAGGCCAGGCCCCGCGCGGCCTGAAGTGGCGTCCGAGCCGCGTCCACGTTATCGGCGCGGGCACGATGGGCGCAGACATTGCAGGCGTTTGCGTCGCTTCCGGCATGGAAGTGACGCTGCAGGATATTTCGCCGGATCAGCTCGAAAAGGGTATCAAGGCGCAGGGCAAGCTGTTTGCAAAGAAGTTCAAGACCAAGGCGACGCGCGACGCCGCCAAGGCTCGCCTTATTGCCGATCCGGAAGGCAAGGGCGTCGCCCACGCCGACGTGATCATCGAAGCCATCATCGAGCGGCTCGACATCAAGCAGAAGCTGTTTGCCGATCTCCAAACCAGGATCAAGCCGGGCGCCGTGCTCGCAACGAACACGTCGTCGCTGAAGCTCGAAGACATCGCCGCGCCTCTCAAAGATCCCGGCCGCCTCATCGGCCTGCACTTCTTCTCGCCTGTCGCGCAAATGCCGCTGGTCGAAGTCGTGCGCGGAACGAATACGCGCGACGATGAAGTGAAGAAGGGCGCAGCCTTCGTCACAGCCATCGACAAGTTCCCGCTGATAACGAAAGACGTGCCGGGCTTCCTCGTCAACAAGGTGCTGACGCCGTACATGTTCGCCGCGATGACGCGACTGGAGCAGGGCGAGGACAAGGAGAAGATCGACGAAGCCGCACGCACCTTCGGCATGCCGATGGGACCGATTGAGTTGGCCGATAACGTCGGCCTCGATATCTGCGCCCATGTCGCGAAAATTCTTGGCCAGTCGAGCGAAGGCTCGCGCCTCGATCGCCTCGTGGCGTCCGGCCGTCTCGGCAAAAAAACGGGCGAGGGCTTCTACGTCTGGAAGGACGGCAAACCCGTCAAATCCGACAAGAAATACACCAAAGCCGAACTCGACGCGTTGGGCCGCGAACTCGTCGCGCCGATGATCGACGAAGCCCAGAAGTCGCTTGACGAGGGCGTGGTCGAAAGCGCCGATCTCGTCGATGCCGGCATGATTTTCGGCACCGGCTTCGCGCCCTTCCGCGGCGGCCCGCTGCACTACAAGAAAAACCTCGCCGCAAAAAGCCCGTCGCCCGCGACGCAAGCCGCCGCTGCTGAGTAA
- a CDS encoding acyl-CoA dehydrogenase: protein MAPIVLILVAFAAVLALGMVRAPLWGWAAAVGAWTLLATDGHIGLVSWIAWLPFVALAVLSIPAVRRSLIIAPVFAQIRKILPRVSDTEAQALEAGTVGFDAELFSGTPDWDKLKSVPSIELTPEERAFLNGPTEDLCRMIDDWQVRHALHDVPDEIWDFVKKNGFLGMLISKEHGGLGFSAQAQSLILGKIASRSPDVVTIVMVPNSLGPGELIEKYGTDEQKHYYLPRLAKGEEVPCFSLTGPTSGSDAATMRDVGYVTRGTHKGQETLGIRLSWDKRYITLGPKATLVGLAFRLFDKDNLLGKGEDVGITLALIPADHPGINIGRRHLPSGAAFPNGPNWGNDVFIPMDWVIGGDKMAGNGWRMLMECLSAGRAISLPSSGTAGAKMMLRVTSAYARIRKQFGLPVSRMEGIEEALVRMIETAYVNEAGRAMTAAMVSRGEKPSVISAMMKYQTTEKLRRAVNDAMDIHGGRGICDGPANYLQSAYQMVPVGITVEGANILTRTLITFAQGALRSHPYLYKEVQAAQNPDKKRGLDDFENAFNNHIAFSLSNATGAFVHNVTGGAFVKAPDHALRMSDWYRQLGRASRSYAFVADLTVALLGGGLKIKQKITGRMADALSELYLLSATLKRYEDDGRPEGDELVVQLAAENALHRFQEAMSGVIDNFPVRWARPLMRAVVFPLGRRRKPASDTLGHRVARHALQPGEVRDRLTRDIYVSKDVNDPTGILEVTLEKVIAAEPIEKKLEKAIRDGVVRRYHGNDWFAEAVAKTVITETEAEQLREVERLVARVIAVDHFDPAEVKPNYVTLGHNVRGAESLAAE, encoded by the coding sequence ATGGCACCCATTGTTCTGATCCTGGTGGCTTTTGCCGCTGTTCTGGCGCTGGGAATGGTACGGGCGCCCCTGTGGGGCTGGGCGGCCGCCGTCGGCGCCTGGACGCTGCTGGCGACGGACGGCCATATCGGTCTCGTCTCTTGGATCGCGTGGCTGCCGTTCGTGGCGCTGGCCGTGCTGTCGATCCCGGCCGTGCGCCGCAGCCTCATCATCGCGCCGGTCTTCGCCCAGATCCGAAAAATTCTGCCGCGCGTCTCCGACACCGAAGCGCAGGCCCTCGAAGCAGGAACCGTCGGCTTCGACGCCGAACTTTTTTCCGGCACCCCCGACTGGGACAAGCTCAAATCCGTGCCGTCGATCGAGCTAACGCCCGAAGAGCGCGCTTTCCTCAACGGCCCGACCGAAGACCTCTGCCGCATGATCGACGACTGGCAGGTGCGCCACGCGTTGCACGACGTGCCGGACGAGATCTGGGACTTTGTGAAGAAAAACGGCTTCCTCGGCATGCTGATCTCGAAAGAGCACGGCGGCCTCGGCTTCTCGGCGCAGGCGCAATCGCTGATCCTCGGCAAGATCGCGTCGCGCTCTCCCGATGTCGTAACGATCGTCATGGTTCCGAACTCGCTCGGACCGGGCGAGCTGATCGAAAAATACGGTACCGACGAACAGAAGCACTATTATTTGCCGCGTCTCGCCAAGGGCGAAGAAGTGCCGTGCTTCTCGCTGACTGGACCGACGTCCGGCTCCGATGCCGCCACCATGCGCGACGTGGGCTACGTCACGCGCGGCACTCACAAAGGCCAGGAGACACTCGGCATCCGCCTGTCGTGGGACAAGCGCTACATCACGCTCGGACCCAAGGCGACGCTCGTCGGTCTCGCATTCCGACTGTTCGACAAGGACAACCTGCTCGGCAAGGGCGAGGACGTCGGCATCACGCTGGCGCTGATCCCAGCCGATCATCCCGGCATCAACATTGGCCGCCGCCATCTGCCGTCCGGCGCGGCGTTCCCGAACGGCCCCAACTGGGGCAACGATGTTTTCATCCCGATGGATTGGGTCATCGGCGGCGACAAGATGGCTGGCAACGGCTGGCGTATGCTGATGGAATGCCTGTCGGCCGGACGCGCCATTTCGCTGCCGTCGTCGGGCACCGCCGGCGCCAAGATGATGCTGCGCGTGACGTCGGCTTATGCCCGTATCCGCAAGCAGTTTGGGCTTCCTGTTTCGCGCATGGAAGGCATCGAGGAAGCGCTCGTCCGCATGATCGAGACGGCTTACGTCAATGAGGCCGGTCGCGCCATGACGGCCGCGATGGTCTCACGCGGCGAGAAGCCGTCGGTCATCTCCGCGATGATGAAATATCAGACGACGGAGAAGCTCCGCCGCGCCGTCAACGACGCGATGGATATTCACGGTGGCCGCGGTATCTGCGACGGCCCCGCGAACTATCTGCAATCGGCATACCAGATGGTGCCGGTCGGCATCACCGTCGAAGGCGCGAACATTCTCACGCGTACGCTCATCACCTTTGCGCAAGGCGCGCTGCGCTCGCACCCGTATCTCTATAAGGAAGTGCAGGCGGCCCAGAACCCCGACAAGAAACGTGGGCTCGACGATTTCGAAAACGCCTTCAACAATCACATCGCCTTTTCGCTATCGAACGCGACGGGCGCGTTCGTGCACAACGTCACCGGCGGCGCTTTCGTAAAGGCGCCGGATCACGCGCTGCGCATGTCCGACTGGTATCGCCAGCTTGGCCGCGCCAGCCGCTCCTATGCCTTCGTCGCGGATCTGACGGTCGCGCTTCTGGGCGGCGGTCTGAAGATCAAGCAGAAGATCACCGGCCGCATGGCCGACGCGCTCTCCGAGCTTTACCTGCTGTCCGCCACTTTGAAGCGCTACGAAGACGACGGCCGTCCGGAAGGTGACGAGTTGGTCGTCCAGCTGGCCGCCGAAAATGCGCTCCATCGCTTCCAGGAAGCCATGAGCGGCGTGATCGACAATTTCCCGGTTCGCTGGGCGCGGCCGCTGATGCGCGCTGTCGTCTTCCCGCTCGGCCGCCGTCGTAAGCCCGCCTCCGATACGCTGGGGCATCGGGTTGCGCGCCATGCCCTGCAGCCGGGCGAAGTCCGCGATCGCCTGACGCGCGATATCTACGTCTCGAAGGACGTCAACGACCCCACCGGTATCCTGGAAGTGACACTGGAAAAGGTGATCGCCGCCGAGCCTATCGAGAAAAAGCTCGAAAAAGCCATCCGCGACGGCGTCGTGCGCCGCTATCATGGCAACGACTGGTTTGCCGAAGCGGTCGCCAAGACTGTGATCACCGAGACGGAAGCCGAACAGCTTCGCGAGGTCGAACGGCTTGTCGCGCGTGTCATCGCGGTCGATCATTTCGATCCGGCGGAAGTAAAACCGAATTACGTGACGCTCGGCCACAACGTTCGTGGCGCCGAGAGCCTGGCAGCGGAATGA
- a CDS encoding FAD/NAD(P)-binding oxidoreductase: MTGITRREFNALAAGVGVAALTELPRPALAAGSAKIVVIGGGPGGAAVANRLKSADATLDITLIEPKVKYTTCFYSNLYLGGFRTFKSITHDYEGVKKRGITVLTDTATGIDTTAKKVTLAKGPTLTYDRLVVAPGIDFKWDAIEGYSPEAAKIMPHAWQGGPQTWLLKEKLLALPDGGLVVMAVPQNPYRCPPGPYERACMIAHFLKTKKPKARLVLFDAKKTYSKQAVFEEAFNEYYKDIVEINLTNEIDDFSVIKVDAKTGVVTTKAGRTERAALANIIPPQKAGAIAASAGLTEGDWCPVNPENFTSTKAKDVYVLGDAAIANEMPKSAYSAVSQAGVVVNDMIADLQGKPRTPGRYRNTCWSMLAPDNSAKIGGDYVPATKDGKAYLEIKDGFISKPDDNAELRRQVNEESADWYQTIVEDLFDEPSQQVTLPNFRNP, translated from the coding sequence ATGACCGGTATTACACGCCGTGAATTCAATGCATTGGCGGCGGGCGTCGGTGTTGCCGCCTTGACCGAGCTGCCGCGTCCCGCGTTGGCGGCAGGTTCTGCGAAGATCGTCGTCATCGGCGGTGGACCTGGCGGCGCGGCGGTCGCCAATCGCCTCAAATCGGCCGACGCCACGCTCGATATCACGCTGATCGAGCCGAAGGTAAAATATACAACCTGTTTCTATTCGAACCTGTATCTCGGCGGCTTCCGCACTTTCAAATCCATCACGCACGATTATGAGGGCGTGAAAAAGCGCGGCATCACGGTTCTGACCGACACCGCGACGGGCATCGACACGACGGCGAAAAAGGTGACGCTCGCCAAGGGCCCGACGCTGACGTATGACCGCCTCGTCGTCGCGCCGGGCATCGATTTCAAATGGGATGCTATCGAAGGCTATTCGCCGGAAGCCGCCAAAATCATGCCCCACGCGTGGCAGGGCGGCCCGCAGACGTGGCTTCTGAAGGAAAAGCTGCTCGCGCTGCCTGACGGCGGCCTCGTCGTCATGGCCGTGCCGCAGAACCCTTACCGCTGTCCGCCGGGGCCTTATGAGCGCGCCTGCATGATCGCGCATTTCCTGAAAACGAAGAAGCCGAAAGCTCGGCTCGTGCTTTTCGATGCCAAGAAAACCTATTCCAAGCAAGCCGTGTTCGAGGAAGCCTTCAACGAGTATTACAAGGACATCGTCGAGATCAATCTGACCAACGAGATTGACGATTTCTCGGTCATCAAGGTCGATGCGAAGACAGGCGTCGTCACCACGAAAGCCGGGCGGACCGAACGCGCCGCGCTCGCCAATATCATCCCGCCGCAGAAGGCGGGCGCCATCGCTGCGAGCGCCGGCTTGACCGAGGGCGACTGGTGCCCGGTCAATCCGGAGAATTTCACGTCGACCAAGGCGAAAGATGTCTACGTGCTCGGCGATGCTGCAATTGCGAACGAAATGCCAAAATCAGCCTATTCCGCCGTTAGCCAGGCGGGCGTCGTCGTCAACGACATGATCGCCGACCTGCAGGGCAAGCCGCGTACGCCAGGCCGCTACCGCAACACCTGCTGGTCAATGCTCGCGCCCGATAACAGCGCCAAGATCGGCGGCGACTATGTGCCTGCAACCAAAGACGGAAAAGCATACCTGGAGATCAAGGACGGCTTCATCTCGAAGCCGGACGACAACGCCGAACTCCGCCGCCAGGTGAACGAGGAAAGCGCCGACTGGTATCAAACCATCGTCGAAGACCTGTTCGATGAACCGTCCCAGCAGGTGACGCTTCCCAACTTCCGCAATCCTTAA